In Cololabis saira isolate AMF1-May2022 chromosome 1, fColSai1.1, whole genome shotgun sequence, the following proteins share a genomic window:
- the LOC133451170 gene encoding uncharacterized protein LOC133451170 isoform X3 yields the protein MTKAALTKLLLLVILAFIICLPEFFTLHRVLKVNFKCKPCEQGNQVEKREDGRPGNAEDKRTDICDPPPTPDHVNRRQICTPENESILTELVSGDGEGGDKPKMSWFMCETDKDMTELYSNVSSSATSSNRSQCLLWLANQTLLTATLKEKLPWKLTDKDEWLCMFRVAWLALLCVVFLAIVTTVIGQIYREKKLCKKPKVRPAVYDINRQLLKDGEKQTNVVSLKGTTLELYESQAQSELSIIQEVESDVETVLDGIPDHCYTGKVNVCAYKYHKNTF from the exons ATGACAAAAGCTGCCCTGACAAAACTTCTCCTCCTCGTGATCCTCGCTTTCATCATCTGCCTCCCAGAGTTCTTCACTTTACACAGAG TGTTAAAAGTGAATTTCAAATGCAAGCCCTGCGAACAAGGGAACCAGGTGGAGAAAAGGGAAGATGGAAGGCCTGGAAACGCTGAAGATAAGAGGACGGATATTTGTGATCCGCCTCCGACTCCAGATCATGTAAACCGGAGGCAGATCTGCACACCGGAGAACGAAAGCATCTTAACAGAGTTAGTATCAGGAGATGGGGAAGGAGGAGATAAACCAAAAATGAGCTGGTTCATGTGTGAAACAGACAAGGACATGACAGAATTATACAGCAACGTCTCATCTTCAG CTACATCATCCAATCGAAGCCAGTGTCTCCTTTGGCTCGCCAATCAAACACTTTTGACAGCAACACTAAAGGAAAAGCTGCCATGGAAACTAACAGACAAAG ATGAGTGGCTGTGCATGTTTAGAGTGGCCTGGCTCGCCCTGCTGTGTGTGGTGTTTCTGGCTATAGTTACAACTGTGATTGGACAAATCTACCGGGAGAAAAAGTTGTGCA AAAAGCCCAAGGTGCGCCCCGCTGTTTATGACATCAACCGTCAGCtgttaaaag ATGGTGAGAAGCAAACCAACGTCGTCTCTTTGAAGG GGACAACCCTGGAACTCTACGAGAGTCAAGCTCAGTCAG AACTCTCAATAATTCAAGAAGTTGAAA GTGACGTAGAAACTGTGCTGGATGGAATCCCCGACCACTGCTACACTGGTAAAGTCAATGTTTGTGCATACAAAtaccacaaaaacacattttag
- the LOC133451170 gene encoding uncharacterized protein LOC133451170 isoform X1, with product MTKAALTKLLLLVILAFIICLPEFFTLHRVLKVNFKCKPCEQGNQVEKREDGRPGNAEDKRTDICDPPPTPDHVNRRQICTPENESILTELVSGDGEGGDKPKMSWFMCETDKDMTELYSNVSSSDHNLLLKVSVEFQLNSTEYSNLTLYGHGNHSSLHLHPPEDEEREMGDDDDDDDDDSQREAFFCCLPLLPAATSSNRSQCLLWLANQTLLTATLKEKLPWKLTDKDEWLCMFRVAWLALLCVVFLAIVTTVIGQIYREKKLCKKPKVRPAVYDINRQLLKDGEKQTNVVSLKGTTLELYESQAQSELSIIQEVESDVETVLDGIPDHCYTGKVNVCAYKYHKNTF from the exons ATGACAAAAGCTGCCCTGACAAAACTTCTCCTCCTCGTGATCCTCGCTTTCATCATCTGCCTCCCAGAGTTCTTCACTTTACACAGAG TGTTAAAAGTGAATTTCAAATGCAAGCCCTGCGAACAAGGGAACCAGGTGGAGAAAAGGGAAGATGGAAGGCCTGGAAACGCTGAAGATAAGAGGACGGATATTTGTGATCCGCCTCCGACTCCAGATCATGTAAACCGGAGGCAGATCTGCACACCGGAGAACGAAAGCATCTTAACAGAGTTAGTATCAGGAGATGGGGAAGGAGGAGATAAACCAAAAATGAGCTGGTTCATGTGTGAAACAGACAAGGACATGACAGAATTATACAGCAACGTCTCATCTTCAG ATCACAATTTGCTTCTGAAGGTTTCAGTTGAGTTTCAGCTCAACAGTACAGAGTACTCGAATCTGACTTTGTACGGCCACGGTAATCACAGTTCCTTGCACCTCCACCCACCTGAAGATGAGGAGCGTGAAATGggcgacgatgatgatgatgatgatgatgacagcCAGAGGGAAGCGTTCTTCTGCTGTCTTCCTCTTCTGCCCGCAGCTACATCATCCAATCGAAGCCAGTGTCTCCTTTGGCTCGCCAATCAAACACTTTTGACAGCAACACTAAAGGAAAAGCTGCCATGGAAACTAACAGACAAAG ATGAGTGGCTGTGCATGTTTAGAGTGGCCTGGCTCGCCCTGCTGTGTGTGGTGTTTCTGGCTATAGTTACAACTGTGATTGGACAAATCTACCGGGAGAAAAAGTTGTGCA AAAAGCCCAAGGTGCGCCCCGCTGTTTATGACATCAACCGTCAGCtgttaaaag ATGGTGAGAAGCAAACCAACGTCGTCTCTTTGAAGG GGACAACCCTGGAACTCTACGAGAGTCAAGCTCAGTCAG AACTCTCAATAATTCAAGAAGTTGAAA GTGACGTAGAAACTGTGCTGGATGGAATCCCCGACCACTGCTACACTGGTAAAGTCAATGTTTGTGCATACAAAtaccacaaaaacacattttag
- the LOC133451170 gene encoding uncharacterized protein LOC133451170 isoform X2 yields the protein MTKAALTKLLLLVILAFIICLPEFFTLHRVLKVNFKCKPCEQGNQVEKREDGRPGNAEDKRTDICDPPPTPDHVNRRQICTPENESILTELVSGDGEGGDKPKMSWFMCETDKDMTELYSNVSSSDHNLLLKVSVEFQLNSTEYSNLTLYGHGNHSSLHLHPPEDEEREMGDDDDDDDDDSQREAFFCCLPLLPAATSSNRSQCLLWLANQTLLTATLKEKLPWKLTDKEKPKVRPAVYDINRQLLKDGEKQTNVVSLKGTTLELYESQAQSELSIIQEVESDVETVLDGIPDHCYTGKVNVCAYKYHKNTF from the exons ATGACAAAAGCTGCCCTGACAAAACTTCTCCTCCTCGTGATCCTCGCTTTCATCATCTGCCTCCCAGAGTTCTTCACTTTACACAGAG TGTTAAAAGTGAATTTCAAATGCAAGCCCTGCGAACAAGGGAACCAGGTGGAGAAAAGGGAAGATGGAAGGCCTGGAAACGCTGAAGATAAGAGGACGGATATTTGTGATCCGCCTCCGACTCCAGATCATGTAAACCGGAGGCAGATCTGCACACCGGAGAACGAAAGCATCTTAACAGAGTTAGTATCAGGAGATGGGGAAGGAGGAGATAAACCAAAAATGAGCTGGTTCATGTGTGAAACAGACAAGGACATGACAGAATTATACAGCAACGTCTCATCTTCAG ATCACAATTTGCTTCTGAAGGTTTCAGTTGAGTTTCAGCTCAACAGTACAGAGTACTCGAATCTGACTTTGTACGGCCACGGTAATCACAGTTCCTTGCACCTCCACCCACCTGAAGATGAGGAGCGTGAAATGggcgacgatgatgatgatgatgatgatgacagcCAGAGGGAAGCGTTCTTCTGCTGTCTTCCTCTTCTGCCCGCAGCTACATCATCCAATCGAAGCCAGTGTCTCCTTTGGCTCGCCAATCAAACACTTTTGACAGCAACACTAAAGGAAAAGCTGCCATGGAAACTAACAGACAAAG AAAAGCCCAAGGTGCGCCCCGCTGTTTATGACATCAACCGTCAGCtgttaaaag ATGGTGAGAAGCAAACCAACGTCGTCTCTTTGAAGG GGACAACCCTGGAACTCTACGAGAGTCAAGCTCAGTCAG AACTCTCAATAATTCAAGAAGTTGAAA GTGACGTAGAAACTGTGCTGGATGGAATCCCCGACCACTGCTACACTGGTAAAGTCAATGTTTGTGCATACAAAtaccacaaaaacacattttag
- the fam114a1 gene encoding protein NOXP20 isoform X1, with the protein MSQADPSDAEPRSDLTPPASHVPNTSPDPCQDALDNPAPLQPPLTPERADLPQSTKETEDTVAKTVPSEGEAEPPADPQVSECDQPVSLEPDAETAEDDGEMSLEGKESWGGWGSWGKSLLSSATSSVGQSLTSVKVKAGEALRFHKTSVGEEAQEDGDEEEEEKEEGKQEEGAEEKRAGGGEGGEADPSTSGETSSGNAASPSRGVFSTITHAVQNTGKSVISGGLDALEFIGKKTMTVLAESDPGFKKTKTLILKTATLSQMLKEAKEKERARLSNQPISAPTAHYGILFDDYQGLSHLEALEILSNESEAKVQAFLSSLAEEEQDEVKKELIFIKEIFTKQPEEEEEEEGGGEEGGEEDKGQTKDNGDLSSQIHCSTPLSSDGEEFVSVLTELLFELHVAATPDKLNKARMRAHDWVNKVEPNVATATAERPEETSSGESKEEEQRKDGEEQQEQKSEKEKEEDEEVKGIEKDEPKENDPNSVEAVYLSSVGSLAEVTARSIEQLHKVAELILHGQELEKAARDQAQILSRLTCAMCKEVDCLAKRFSDTLPIVGGQKKAEDLNPFVDSVLLEGSNSTNYIHNAFQLLLPVLQISHIQSQHCRAAAEPAAQSEH; encoded by the exons ATGTCCCAGGCTGACCCATCTGATGCGGAGCCCCGCTCAGATCTGACACCTCCAGCCAGCCACGTCCCCAACACTAGTCCTGACCCGTGTCAGGATGCCCTCGATAACCCGGCTCCACTCCAGCCTCCTCTCACCCCCGAGAGGGCTGATCTTCCACAGTCCACCAAGGAGACAGAGGACACAGTTGCCAAAACTGTCCCATCAGAGGGCGAAGCGGAGCCGCCTGCTGACCCTCAGGTTAGCGAGTGTGACCAACCGGTGAGCCTGGAGCCGGACGCAGAGACCGCAGAGGACGACGGGGAG ATGTCACTCGAGGGGAAAGAAAGCTGGGGCGGTTGGGGTTCCTGGGGAAAATCTCTTCTAAGCAGTGCTACATCCTCCGTTG GGCAGAGCTTGACTTCGGTGAAGGTGAAGGCGGGAGAGGCTCTTCGCTTCCACAAGACCTCAGTTGGAGAGGAGGCACAAGAAGATggagatgaagaagaagaagaaaaagaagagggaaaGCAGGAGGAGGGAGCAGAGGAGAAGAGAGCgggaggaggggagggaggggaagcCGACCCGTCCACCTCGGGGGAGACGTCGTCTGGGAACGCTGCTTCTCCCAGCAGGGGGGTTTTCTCTACGATAACACATGCTGTGCAGAATACT GGGAAGTCGGTGATCAGCGGAGGTCTGGATGCGCTGGAGTTCATTGGAAAGAAGACCATGACCGTTCTCGCCGAAAGTGACCCTGGTTTCAAAAAGACGAAAACGCTGATCCTGAAAACTGCCACGCTGAGTCAG aTGTTGAAGGAGGCCAAGGAGAAGGAGCGAGCGCGTCTTAGcaaccagccaatcagcgctCCCACAGCTCACTACGGTATTCTGTTTGATGACTACCAGGGCTTGTCACACCTGGAAGCCCTGGAGATCCTGTCTAATGAGAGCGAAGCAAAG GTCCAAgccttcctctcctctctggCAGAAGAAGAGCAGGACGAGGTGAAGAAGGAACTGATTTTTATCAAGGAGATTTTCACCAAGCAgccagaagaagaggaggaggaggagggaggaggggaggagggaggagaggaagacAAAGGACAGACGAAGGATAATGGTGATCTAAGTTCCCAAATACACTGTTCTACCCCCCTAT CTTCCGACGGCGAGGAGTTTGTTAGCGTTCTCACTGAGCTGCTGTTTGAGCTTCACGTCGCCGCAACGCCGGACAAACTCAACAAG GCTCGAATGAGGGCCCATGATTGGGTGAACAAGGTGGAACCGAACGTCGCTACAGCAACAGCTGAACGGCCAGAAGAGACCTCGTCTGGAGAAAGCAAAGAGGAGGAGCAGAGGAAAGATGGtgaggagcagcaggagcagaagagcgagaaggagaaggaggaggacgaggaggtaAAGGGAATAGAGAAAGATGAGCCAAAGGAAAATGACCCCAATTCAGTAGAG GCAGTCTACCTGTCATCAGTCGGCAGCCTGGCTGAAGTGACGGCTCGCAGTATTGAGCAGCTCCACAAGGTGGCAGAGCTCATCCTTCATGGCCAGGAGCTGGAGAAAGCCGCCAGGGACCAGGCGCAAATCCTCTCCAG GCTGACCTGTGCCATGTGTAAGGAGGTGGACTGTTTGGCCAAGAGGTTCTCTGATACACTCCCTATTGTCGGG GGCCAGAAGAAAGCAGAGGACTTGAATCCGTTTGTTGATAGTGTGCTACTAGAG GGCTCCAACAGCACCAACTACATCCATAATGcgttccagctgctgctgcccgTCCTGCAGATCTCCCACATCCAGAGTCAACACTGCCGAGCCGCTGCAGAGCCGGCAGCTCAGTCAGAACACTAA
- the fam114a1 gene encoding protein NOXP20 isoform X2 translates to MSQADPSDAEPRSDLTPPASHVPNTSPDPCQDALDNPAPLQPPLTPERADLPQSTKETEDTVAKTVPSEGEAEPPADPQVSECDQPVSLEPDAETAEDDGEMSLEGKESWGGWGSWGKSLLSSATSSVGQSLTSVKVKAGEALRFHKTSVGEEAQEDGDEEEEEKEEGKQEEGAEEKRAGGGEGGEADPSTSGETSSGNAASPSRGVFSTITHAVQNTGKSVISGGLDALEFIGKKTMTVLAESDPGFKKTKTLILKTATLSQMLKEAKEKERARLSNQPISAPTAHYGILFDDYQGLSHLEALEILSNESEAKVQAFLSSLAEEEQDEVKKELIFIKEIFTKQPEEEEEEEGGGEEGGEEDKGQTKDNASDGEEFVSVLTELLFELHVAATPDKLNKARMRAHDWVNKVEPNVATATAERPEETSSGESKEEEQRKDGEEQQEQKSEKEKEEDEEVKGIEKDEPKENDPNSVEAVYLSSVGSLAEVTARSIEQLHKVAELILHGQELEKAARDQAQILSRLTCAMCKEVDCLAKRFSDTLPIVGGQKKAEDLNPFVDSVLLEGSNSTNYIHNAFQLLLPVLQISHIQSQHCRAAAEPAAQSEH, encoded by the exons ATGTCCCAGGCTGACCCATCTGATGCGGAGCCCCGCTCAGATCTGACACCTCCAGCCAGCCACGTCCCCAACACTAGTCCTGACCCGTGTCAGGATGCCCTCGATAACCCGGCTCCACTCCAGCCTCCTCTCACCCCCGAGAGGGCTGATCTTCCACAGTCCACCAAGGAGACAGAGGACACAGTTGCCAAAACTGTCCCATCAGAGGGCGAAGCGGAGCCGCCTGCTGACCCTCAGGTTAGCGAGTGTGACCAACCGGTGAGCCTGGAGCCGGACGCAGAGACCGCAGAGGACGACGGGGAG ATGTCACTCGAGGGGAAAGAAAGCTGGGGCGGTTGGGGTTCCTGGGGAAAATCTCTTCTAAGCAGTGCTACATCCTCCGTTG GGCAGAGCTTGACTTCGGTGAAGGTGAAGGCGGGAGAGGCTCTTCGCTTCCACAAGACCTCAGTTGGAGAGGAGGCACAAGAAGATggagatgaagaagaagaagaaaaagaagagggaaaGCAGGAGGAGGGAGCAGAGGAGAAGAGAGCgggaggaggggagggaggggaagcCGACCCGTCCACCTCGGGGGAGACGTCGTCTGGGAACGCTGCTTCTCCCAGCAGGGGGGTTTTCTCTACGATAACACATGCTGTGCAGAATACT GGGAAGTCGGTGATCAGCGGAGGTCTGGATGCGCTGGAGTTCATTGGAAAGAAGACCATGACCGTTCTCGCCGAAAGTGACCCTGGTTTCAAAAAGACGAAAACGCTGATCCTGAAAACTGCCACGCTGAGTCAG aTGTTGAAGGAGGCCAAGGAGAAGGAGCGAGCGCGTCTTAGcaaccagccaatcagcgctCCCACAGCTCACTACGGTATTCTGTTTGATGACTACCAGGGCTTGTCACACCTGGAAGCCCTGGAGATCCTGTCTAATGAGAGCGAAGCAAAG GTCCAAgccttcctctcctctctggCAGAAGAAGAGCAGGACGAGGTGAAGAAGGAACTGATTTTTATCAAGGAGATTTTCACCAAGCAgccagaagaagaggaggaggaggagggaggaggggaggagggaggagaggaagacAAAGGACAGACGAAGGATAATG CTTCCGACGGCGAGGAGTTTGTTAGCGTTCTCACTGAGCTGCTGTTTGAGCTTCACGTCGCCGCAACGCCGGACAAACTCAACAAG GCTCGAATGAGGGCCCATGATTGGGTGAACAAGGTGGAACCGAACGTCGCTACAGCAACAGCTGAACGGCCAGAAGAGACCTCGTCTGGAGAAAGCAAAGAGGAGGAGCAGAGGAAAGATGGtgaggagcagcaggagcagaagagcgagaaggagaaggaggaggacgaggaggtaAAGGGAATAGAGAAAGATGAGCCAAAGGAAAATGACCCCAATTCAGTAGAG GCAGTCTACCTGTCATCAGTCGGCAGCCTGGCTGAAGTGACGGCTCGCAGTATTGAGCAGCTCCACAAGGTGGCAGAGCTCATCCTTCATGGCCAGGAGCTGGAGAAAGCCGCCAGGGACCAGGCGCAAATCCTCTCCAG GCTGACCTGTGCCATGTGTAAGGAGGTGGACTGTTTGGCCAAGAGGTTCTCTGATACACTCCCTATTGTCGGG GGCCAGAAGAAAGCAGAGGACTTGAATCCGTTTGTTGATAGTGTGCTACTAGAG GGCTCCAACAGCACCAACTACATCCATAATGcgttccagctgctgctgcccgTCCTGCAGATCTCCCACATCCAGAGTCAACACTGCCGAGCCGCTGCAGAGCCGGCAGCTCAGTCAGAACACTAA
- the klf3 gene encoding Krueppel-like factor 3 isoform X2 — protein MLMYDYPLKADMETSFYPSLVETPEPYRVILPHPTPFYRMHLPSFPQSHAPSNPTQTQLEPVDLSVSKRSSSTCTLSSSSSSSSSRPCSTASSPASPPRSPSSPPCHRSQASPRSPHQHAQLHSSPPHPLSPPTPTMPYPTMMISSGSGVIQGSGVMVSPVMVPLPVLYPSHLHLQQPIIVSPSVANDDDHHRRSRDQHPVHSSKPLELRGDGHDLLIPRKSESPSELAIDLHGVHEVKSSVIRIPHELESNNPSVIVRTSSSHPPPAESPDSLKKRRIYRCDFPSCNKVYTKSSHLKAHRRTHTGEKPYKCMWEGCTWKFARSDELTRHFRKHTGVKPFHCPNCDRSFSRSDHLALHKKRHLTM, from the exons ATGCTGATGTATGATTACCCTCTGAAGGCAGACATGGAGACG TCTTTCTACCCTTCCTTAGTGGAAACACCAGAGCCGTACAGAGTGATCCTACCCCATCCCACCCCCTTCTACCGAATGCACTTGCCCAGCTTCCCTCAGTCTCACGCCCCCAGTAACCCCACGCAGACCCAGCTGGAGCCCGTGGACCTGTCCGTCAGCAAGCgctcctcctccacctgcacactgtcctcctcctcttcctcctcctcgtcccgGCCGTGTTCCACCGCCTCCTCCCCGGCCTCCCCTCCCAGGTCCCCGTCTTCGCCCCCCTGCCACCGGAGCCAAGCGTCGCCGCGCTCCCCGCACCAGCACGCTCAGCTGCACTCCTCGCCCCCCCACCCGCTCTCGCCGCCCACCCCCACCATGCCGTACCCCACCATGATGATCAGTTCGGGCTCGGGGGTCATCCAAGGGTCGGGCGTCATGGTGTCTCCGGTCATGGTGCCGCTGCCCGTCCTCTACCCTTCGCATCTTCACCTGCAGCAGCCGATAATAGTGAGCCCGTCTGTCGCCAATGACGACGACCACCACCGCCGAAGCAGAGATCAACATCCAG TTCACTCCTCAAAGCCGCTGGAGCTGCGAGGCGACGGCCACGACCTGCTCATACCCAGGAAATCGGAGAGCCCTTCTGAACTCGCTATCGACCTCCACGGTGTCCACGAGGTGAAATCATCCGTCATCAGGATACCACACGAGCTTGA GTCTAACAACCCATCAGTAATTGTTCGTACAAGCTCAAGCCATCCTCCCCCCGCCGAGTCTCCCGACTCCCTGAAGAAACGCCGGATTTACCGCTGCGACTTCCCCAGCTGCAACAAAGTGTACACCAAAAGCTCCCACCTGAAAGCACATCGCAGGACGCACACCG GGGAGAAACCCTACAAGTGCATGTGGGAAGGCTGCACGTGGAAGTTTGCCCGCTCAGACGAGCTCACAAGACACTTCCGCAAGCACACGGGAGTCAAACCGTTCCACTGTCCCAACTGTGATCGCAGCTTCTCCCGGTCCGACCACTTGGCTTTGCACAAGAAACGCCACCTCACCATGTGA
- the klf3 gene encoding Krueppel-like factor 3 isoform X1, translating into MSATPTGSLAFAAMLMYDYPLKADMETSFYPSLVETPEPYRVILPHPTPFYRMHLPSFPQSHAPSNPTQTQLEPVDLSVSKRSSSTCTLSSSSSSSSSRPCSTASSPASPPRSPSSPPCHRSQASPRSPHQHAQLHSSPPHPLSPPTPTMPYPTMMISSGSGVIQGSGVMVSPVMVPLPVLYPSHLHLQQPIIVSPSVANDDDHHRRSRDQHPVHSSKPLELRGDGHDLLIPRKSESPSELAIDLHGVHEVKSSVIRIPHELESNNPSVIVRTSSSHPPPAESPDSLKKRRIYRCDFPSCNKVYTKSSHLKAHRRTHTGEKPYKCMWEGCTWKFARSDELTRHFRKHTGVKPFHCPNCDRSFSRSDHLALHKKRHLTM; encoded by the exons GAGCCTGGCCTTCGCAGCCATGCTGATGTATGATTACCCTCTGAAGGCAGACATGGAGACG TCTTTCTACCCTTCCTTAGTGGAAACACCAGAGCCGTACAGAGTGATCCTACCCCATCCCACCCCCTTCTACCGAATGCACTTGCCCAGCTTCCCTCAGTCTCACGCCCCCAGTAACCCCACGCAGACCCAGCTGGAGCCCGTGGACCTGTCCGTCAGCAAGCgctcctcctccacctgcacactgtcctcctcctcttcctcctcctcgtcccgGCCGTGTTCCACCGCCTCCTCCCCGGCCTCCCCTCCCAGGTCCCCGTCTTCGCCCCCCTGCCACCGGAGCCAAGCGTCGCCGCGCTCCCCGCACCAGCACGCTCAGCTGCACTCCTCGCCCCCCCACCCGCTCTCGCCGCCCACCCCCACCATGCCGTACCCCACCATGATGATCAGTTCGGGCTCGGGGGTCATCCAAGGGTCGGGCGTCATGGTGTCTCCGGTCATGGTGCCGCTGCCCGTCCTCTACCCTTCGCATCTTCACCTGCAGCAGCCGATAATAGTGAGCCCGTCTGTCGCCAATGACGACGACCACCACCGCCGAAGCAGAGATCAACATCCAG TTCACTCCTCAAAGCCGCTGGAGCTGCGAGGCGACGGCCACGACCTGCTCATACCCAGGAAATCGGAGAGCCCTTCTGAACTCGCTATCGACCTCCACGGTGTCCACGAGGTGAAATCATCCGTCATCAGGATACCACACGAGCTTGA GTCTAACAACCCATCAGTAATTGTTCGTACAAGCTCAAGCCATCCTCCCCCCGCCGAGTCTCCCGACTCCCTGAAGAAACGCCGGATTTACCGCTGCGACTTCCCCAGCTGCAACAAAGTGTACACCAAAAGCTCCCACCTGAAAGCACATCGCAGGACGCACACCG GGGAGAAACCCTACAAGTGCATGTGGGAAGGCTGCACGTGGAAGTTTGCCCGCTCAGACGAGCTCACAAGACACTTCCGCAAGCACACGGGAGTCAAACCGTTCCACTGTCCCAACTGTGATCGCAGCTTCTCCCGGTCCGACCACTTGGCTTTGCACAAGAAACGCCACCTCACCATGTGA